The Hemicordylus capensis ecotype Gifberg chromosome 6, rHemCap1.1.pri, whole genome shotgun sequence genome window below encodes:
- the TMEM238 gene encoding transmembrane protein 238, producing MASSGLGRCRLALAFAVLMDAAGTGALLTGIFARLRLRGRDFGDLLIYSGAVLVFLSLLGWIMWYTGNIEIAPEELARDYGAKGGTLARLARKISRTWSRRQASGLAMRTVSSNWEAA from the coding sequence atggcctccTCAGGATTGGGCCGCTGCCGGTTGGCCCTGGCCTTCGCAGTGCTCATGGACGCAGCAGGCACAGGGGCACTGCTGACAGGCATCTTTGCCCGGCTGCGGCTCCGGGGCAGGGATTTTGGGGACCTTCTGATCTACTCGGGGGCCGTGCTGGTGTTCTTGAGCCTGTTGGGCTGGATCATGTGGTACACGGGCAACATCGAGATCGCCCCAGAAGAACTCGCAAGGGATTATGGTGCCAAGGGTGGCACACTGGCCCGGCTTGCCAGGAAGATCTCCAGGACATGGTCTCGACGCCAAGCTAGTGGGCTGGCCATGAGGACGGTGTCAAGCAACTGGGAAGCAGCATAG